The Anopheles gambiae chromosome 2, idAnoGambNW_F1_1, whole genome shotgun sequence genomic sequence ATTGATGAGGAGGAAGAAAACGAGAGCGAAACTTGTGATAAGaaggaaaatgaagaaacTACCCCAGTGGAAGGTGAAACTGCAGATGACGAAGAAAAGGGACGTAAAGGCAATGCAAATGGCAAAGAAAAAGACTCAACTACGGTAAGGTGAAGCAGAGCAATTAATATGGTAGTTTGAATTTAACCATGAGTGTGTGATTTATTTGCAGGAGCCTAAAAGCAAGAAATCGTCCAAAGGTATGGGCAAAAAGTTGAAAAGTTTGATGGGCGTAGTAATGCAACCACTTGGTGAGTCATTGTGGTTTACGTCTGATAGAAAAAAAGACCCGCGTCAAGTACACCAACCGCTGCTCTTTACTGTCTTTAGGTTCAAAGGTGAACTGGAAAATAGATTTCAACTTGGGAGTAAATGCATCAAACCAGAAGGACAAAAGCGAGAACAAAGTGGATTCTAAAATCGAGAAAGCCGGTACACCACACAATCCAAAGAAGAGTGGACAGTTGTctgaaaatgataaaaagatCGCAAGCGTGAGTATTCTGTGGGACTCCATTCAAGGCAATAGCAGaagtggttgattttcttgACTTTTTCTAGCtggaaaacgaaaataaacgaTTGGAAAAGATTGCACATAAATTTCTTGACGGTAGGTACTCTCATTAACCCACACTATTGACTATCAATTTGATATCTGTAAATGTCTgttaaatgaaattattttacaCAATTCACTGTTACAGAGTGTATTCGACTAAAAACAAGAGTCGGAGAGCTTTCAGAGGTAGTAAAGCATATAATACTTAGACAGATAATTCTACACAAAGATTATGTTTGCAGGTGGAAGCACAACTTACGGCGGTAAAAGCTGATAACGAGCGGCTCAAAGCAGGTTAGCGGGTAAATCTCTAAAAATACtgcatttaaatgaaaatgctATTCACTCTTATGCCATTACACAGAATTGCTCGATCAGCAAAAACTTCGCCAAAGCTTGACAGAAAACTTAGCAACCCAAACTGAAGAACATCGGAAGGAAGTCAAACGACTTGATGAAGAGCTTAGAACGGCTAAGACCGACTTCACAAAGGTAAGGgatggtgtgttttttgtatgcttATTGTATGATACAATAAATGTACAAAATTGTAAAGCGtagccctgtaaccgggccaaattaaGTGGTATGATAAAGTTAACCAAACCCCTTTGTTCACAGCTAAAATGCAAAAGCCAAGAACAAGAGCAGGAACTACTTCGCTCGAGAAAAGGTGAGCAAAGAAGTTGATATGAGTAGCAAGGTTGCTTGTACCGTAGTTAAATGAGAACTTTATTTCATCCATAGAACTGGAAGCACTTTCAAAACAGCATGTGAATCTTAAGAAAGAGAAGGATTGTAAAGCGGAGCAGTATCTTTTAGAAGCGACGAAGCTCAATGAAAGCTTACAACAGACAGAAACGGAAAAAAGTGAGCTGAATTTGCTCCTTGAAAAGGTATTAAATTCAAACAACGGATTGCATTTATCACAGTCAAAATGATAACAATACTTCTTTTCAGCTTAAAGCTGATTTGCAAATTGCACATGAGCACaacacaaacgcaaacacacaaaacgcgCAATTGCAGCAGAAGATGAGAGCGatggaaaatgataaaaacatGTTAGGGTTACAGTATGAAGCTTCCAACGCTAAAGTGTCTGAGCTGCGTCGTGCGATACATGTGTAAGGAGATTGGGAGGAAACATTCCAGATGAGCTATTTTATATATTCACAACCatctttttactttttattttagtttggaATCAAACGCTTTTACAACGACTACGGCACAAACGTTGAGTGATGGTTCGTTCTCTTGCCCCATATGCGGAGCCCAGTTCACCAGTTTGGCCAATATGCAGCTCCATGCAGAGGATTGTAATGCATAAATGTGCAATGTGGTTCAGCATTTTCGTAACTTTATTTTGAAGTGATCGTAACATTATCCAACACAATTATGAATTCAGGCGATTATTTTAAGTTctaagaagaataaaaaagattGTTGGAAGTTTAAATACTTTCAAAGGAAATTATTTAATCGATATAAAATCTGATCCTCTAATTGTTTCAAACCAACGAAACATACGATACAAATGTCTTGTTGATAGTGTGAAATCGTTCCGTTAAATGTCGAACGATAAATCCAATTGCCCAAAATTAAATGAcgtgccccagccatcgtatcctacCAACCTTCGCCATCGTCAGGATACACGGTTGGCCGTACAGCTCAGCGAGCTCGTGGTTCAttcttctcctccacgctccattctcgaacacaccgcccagagcgtttgcatcctccgctcgaAAGATCCAAGACTC encodes the following:
- the LOC133391278 gene encoding optineurin-like, which gives rise to MASKHILERAETALELAQEFLLESEDEMFDEDDIDEEEENESETCDKKENEETTPVEGETADDEEKGRKGNANGKEKDSTTEPKSKKSSKGMGKKLKSLMGVVMQPLGSKVNWKIDFNLGVNASNQKDKSENKVDSKIEKAGTPHNPKKSGQLSENDKKIASLENENKRLEKIAHKFLDECIRLKTRVGELSEVEAQLTAVKADNERLKAELLDQQKLRQSLTENLATQTEEHRKEVKRLDEELRTAKTDFTKLKCKSQEQEQELLRSRKELEALSKQHVNLKKEKDCKAEQYLLEATKLNESLQQTETEKSELNLLLEKLKADLQIAHEHNTNANTQNAQLQQKMRAMENDKNMLGLQYEASNAKVSELRRAIHVLESNAFTTTTAQTLSDGSFSCPICGAQFTSLANMQLHAEDCNA